atttttatgtattttatcggATCATTATTTATCCAATAGTTTTGTCTTTTGGTTAACCAATAGAAAAATTTTCCCTTTTAAATGGCATTCATGTAAAAAAGCtagttttttttgtattttatcagaCCATTATTTTATCGATGTGCCGCCGTGCATGTCGCGGTATGTCCTTGGTTTAACGCAACAACTGATGCATCCGTCCTTGTTGTCGCTGCCTGGACGCACCGCTGTTGTCTCCCTTCAGGCTGACGCTGACCTTGTCCCCGGTGAGCTatctttttcttcattttatttcatgttttcaaGACATTGAATTCAAAACTAATGTAAGTGTTCAAACTTTCAGAATTAGGTAAGTCGAAAGATTCTATACATTTCTAGCTAATTTGATATGTTTGTGCCGGAGCGGTCGTCGGATTCCAAGCAGAATCACCCAGCTATGTTGCAATCAAAAAATTAGTTCGGATTCCAAACAGAATTACCCCTGCTATGTTGCAATCAGAAAATTAGTCCACGTAAATGCAAATTCAATTAATGATGGTGCACCTATTTAAAGTGTTTCAAAACTTTTCTAAGAAGCTAGTTTTTCTACATTTTATTGGATTATTATTTGTCAAATAAATTTTGTCTTTTGATCAACTAATAGAAAAGTTCCGGTGTAAATAGCATTCATGTAAAATTTTCAGAAAAGTGTCATAAAATGTATAGATAGCAGTATCCATGGCATGGCCCATCAATCCAAGATTGTAAGTGTCATTATCTGGTTGGACTTCACATTTCGTTGAACTGATGACGATGCCCATAAAAATTGAGGAATAGTATATGAGAGTGTGGAGAGTGATGAGTCTATGCATTTGAAGAAGCCATTCTAGCTACGGCAGTCTTGTTTCCAGTTTCCACCCCAGTGGCGCAGCCTCTCCAGCCAGTCGCAGTCCTCATCGATGCACGTCTCAAGGCGGACGTCCTTCACCCGGATCCGCCAATGCGCATCGGAAAAGTTCCCCATCTCCGCCTCCCTCCTGTCCAGCTGCAGCTGCGCCTTCTGCATCGCCCTCAGCAGGCAGTAATGCTGCAGCTCCCGGGCATCGCGTCGTGCACCCGCCACCACAGCGCGTGCGCGGCGTAGCTAGCAAACTCCCTCAACAGCTCCACATTCCAGTTGCAATCATAGTCCCTAAAACACATCCACGGCTTGTTCCCCAGATAATGCAGCACGTACATCCCGGGAGGGTCGGACTCGAACATAtggttcttcttctttttcgccACCGCGTCATCCCCTACCCAGAAATGCTTCAGGAAATTCACCCACCTCGGGATCCGATGCCACCACGTGAAAACCTCGTTCAGGTATCCCTGATCCCCGCCGTTGTAGGATTCCAAGTCGTTGACATGGTCCATGAGGAGTTGGAAGGTGCAATTGGATGGCTCGATGACCATCACGCCAGAGTTGAACATGTGCTCGTGGTTCCCGGTGGCGGAGAGCTCTGGCATGGTGAACAGGAAGTCGATGTTGCGGAGGACGAGGAGGTCTGAGTCGATGAAGATAACCTTGTCGTAGTATTGAGCCAGAGCCGGAACTTGCTGTAGTTCCACTCGTTGTAGGCATCTTTCTCGGCTTTAGGGTTGCGGATGCTCTGTATGGTGCGCACCTCCCACCCGGCGGATTCCAGCCCCGCTCGGTCGGAGGTGTTGATGTATTCATCCACCAGGATTACCAGGTCCTGTCGGACCTGGACATCCTGATGCTTTGTGTTACCGGGATGGCTCCACAAACGTAGACATAGTTCGAATGAAGCACAGTCGCGTACGCCTCCCGCCTCCTCTTTCTTGGTATTGAGTATGGTTGCTCTTCTGTTTGGtttgtaataaaaaaaacattataaaGTTGAATGAATGAATAAATGTAATAATATGTCTGGACCACTAAATTTTTATTCGAAATCCTAAATTTTTATTCGAAATCCTATGTGATTTGAAAAAGAGAAACCTAACCCAACAAGTGGAAGTGCCAGCTGGCAAGATCTGATTGGAAGATGTTTGGTtcgtaataaaaaaaaaacacattataAAGTTGAAAATGCAATATGTGAACACTAAATTTTTATTCGAAAGACTTGGATTTGAAAAGGAGAAACCTATCCCGCCAAGTGGAAGTGCCAGCTGGCAGGACCCGATTGGAAGCCGAAGCTTATCCCTCAATCTCCCCAAATTTGGTTTGTACAACCAAATGCTGCCTCTACGTGTGACAAGTTCCTCGCATCTGAACAAATTAGGCACGGGGAAGCAGGTCGTGGCGAGGAGAATATGCAAGGGCTGGGTCCCCTTGTGCGCGGCAGCCAGATCCGCAGCCTCGCAACGTTTCTGAACCACTTGTACTTGTGTCAGGGCAGCTTGACAGCGATGAGGTCGAGGCACTGCTTGGGCAGTGCAACTCTGGGGACGGAGGGGCAGCCGGGGACTTGcacctcttcctcctcgtcgaTCCACTCAGGGTAAAGGACCTCCCACGTTGCGTTGCTCGACGCGTGATCTAGACTTAGGACTGTCTGATTGGCATGGGGAATCAATTGCTTCCATTCATGGATTTCTTTCATGTTGAGGTTGAGAATGCCTATGTGATTGAATTTTCCATCCTCTCCTAATTCATTTACTACTTTCGATATCTCGCCCCAGTCCATCTCCAAATCCGATTATTCGTACCCATCATCTGATGACCATGTCCTGTTTCAATAAGAACACAGTTAGAGAATTCTAAAATAGAAGAGTTATCTATCTTTGAAAACGGGCAACTTACTCGGACAAGGGTCGGGGAGCGATTGGATGGTAAACAAAAACTACAAGGCAAACCACAAGTATTATGACTTGGAATCTCCATTCTGTGATCTTCCTCAATTTAAACCAAATCTCCCAACTCCTAGCCTTTTGCACCCTTCTCTTGTACATCTCCTCTTTCAAAAATTCAACTGTTTAATTTTTTCCAAACTTTCATTCACAAAATGGTAGAAACTAAACACACTTATGATTGAGGATCTCGTGTGCCAGCATTAATATGCATAAATAATAACATCTACACTTACCATGTTCATAAGATCTTATTATAACGTCGTACACTTCATAAAATTGGATGCTTAGAAAATGGGACATCGGATTTCAAGTGTTTGTATGTATAGAAGATAATGACAAATTGAGTTATCTATTTAATTCACCTAATTCAAATTCTCTATACACAAATGTTTTCATGTGTGGTGCAATCATTGTATATCTTCTCAATTTGCTAAAAAAGATCGGCATCTATATATTCCACTTGTGTAATTTGCATATCATACATTTTCCCCTAGAGCAAACGATGGACTCTTCTCTTGAGTTACTATCTTTTAACCGACGGTGGTATTGCATGATTTTACAAGCTTAAAATATAGGTGAAGTATTATTCGCTTAGGTAAAATAATAATGAGATACAATGTGAGAAAAACTAAAACAGTGTTTGTCTAAGATTAATTATTCGCAGGAGGTGAAATGAATAATTGTAAGATACAGTGTAATCTTGCATTGTAAAGACGAGCTAAAATACATTGTCATGATCGAgcctttgaaaaaaaaatgcaacctaatagtactccctccatcccaaggaagatgaacccttccttgggcggcacggaattttatgtaactttattttgtgtgttaagtgaagagagtaaagtaagagagactagatagagtagagataaatgtgttttcatttttagtaatgggtcatcATGATTGGGATAAACCAAAAAAAAGGTAGATCGATCATCTtcagtgggacggaggaagtaataaaAATAGATATGGCTTCTAGCGAGTATATATGACAACTGAATGGTTGGATCGGGATTTTGAGAAAAAGGACAAtccaataagagcatccacaatagttcgtggacaagcaatagcccaaccatagctcagccacaaactcctctgccacatcagcagtactaaattcctcctgccacatcagcaggacaggcaactggacaagcaatagcccagccatagcccagccacaacatcagcactaaaaacaaataattaaacaatcacacaaaatacggaattaaatttactacacatatatgggaaaattcaataataatattaaaatttaaaaaagtacattaattaaaaaaaggtcaaataaaaaaattacattacttaaaaaaaactcCTAATCCACGCACCAGCCcctcgcctccgccgccgcctcactcctcgccgtcgtcaccgctatccgggacccccaaatctgcggcatctaaGCCCGCGTCAGAGccccccacctgtgccgcgccgggattcaaatcctgttgcatactcacgagcacggcgtgaaaaaaactcttctcctcggggtcagttgcatTCTTCCATTGATCTATGATCTTGATCATCTGAGCCCGCGCTTGTTAAGCGCCAAGAAGACGAGGTCGGCTGTCGAgctgccaacaggggggatgctGACTGGACCTTCTGGGACCTCTGGCGCTagcgttgcgcccgcctttgacaaACCGGgagagtgcggcgagtaaacgcgggaggggacgggtCTTCTGAGCatcttcggggaggtcgtgggaaccgtcGCTGCTACCGCCGGCATAATCACCTGaatagttcaggcgctgcttcttcggccagcccgcATTGACActtgcccgaaacttctcggaatCCATTAGcacctcgtagcagttccagtaggtgaagtccttgtaaagcccgggcacggggaactcTTTCTCTGCCtccctcctgcagtcctcgtcagtttggccgtTGGACTTcattcggagggcgttggtgtacaaccccaaaaatcgggagaccccagaccggattcggtcccacgccttccggcactcctccccgctgcgtaTCCTCCCCTCCGGgaaaaatgccttgtaggctgctgctattttagcccacaagttgaggatcctctgattgttcgaggcgagggggtcatcgcaaacactcacccacgccttggatagcgcgacgttctccgcgtccgtccacttcctccgtggcTGGCTGTCGTCACCAGctggctgcgacgactcgccgaccaccctcttccccttctttTTCTTGGCcacgccccgaccccgccctactcatcccatttgaacgggagtgtccgcatccccgagatctatccccaactcctctaaggagaaagtatcacacccagtgaactgcgcctccgctggggtcgatgtgtgcgaagcagTAGTAGCAAAATCaagactggggcgatagacgttgtccccccccggcgtcccctgcatccccgggtaccccgggctcatctgcatcccgggtgcccaccccggcatcatcggcATCCCGgattgcatccccggtaccccctgcccgcccaGAACCGCCGACCCGCCCTGCATCGTcggaccccccggcatcccctgccatcccggcataccacccccggatgccatcccgggcatcatctgctgccaagggtacatgttgttgtagtacccgggcatctgaccccatccacctcccacggggaccgtgggagtttgagacccgctcgtttgagacccgctcgtccctggagtaggctcgttgttgagatccatttctcgttgttgctcttgtatagaaattaagatagagagagtattcgttaaaacaagtggtgcgaatgaaaatgaagttcaaatcgcgtatatatagactttcgaaaattaaaaaaaaaaaaacaaaattgcgCTCGTCggtcgctcgccgatcgggaggctgcaataggggcgagccgatcggcgagcgcccgggaatcggcgtgcgctcgctgAAATTCTCGCcggatttggcgctcgccggctgcaatagttcggcgagcatACCGccgagcgccaaaaatcggcgagccggtgcgctcgcctctattgcggatgctctaatagataaaataaacaTGACTTCTAGTTATAAGTAAACATGACAACAACAGAACTGCTGGACGACATATGTAGATATAAGGATCGTGATTTTTTACTAACAAAGATTACAATACGTATAGGCTACTTCGCTTGAGTTTCTACCTTTTCATATTTTGTCAATTCTTCTGAAAATGTTGATATTAGTCAATTACAAATATCATTGGTATTCAATGTGATATTGGAGGCGACATTTTGGTATTATCAAATTAATTTACGTGTTTTTTTTCGATTACATATTTACTTTGGATGTTTAATAATATCATGCAAAATGTGGTGTATTAGTAAAATCAATTGAAATGCCCTAAAATCATAGAAAACGAGacaacaaaaaaatagaaatatttataGCAACGGTATATGGCATTTTTTAACTGGCCACACTCTCAATCAAATGATAGGAAGGTGTGACAAACTGCAATTTGGGAAGGACATAACTCAACTGTCCGAGTCGGAGATCTTCTCTTCTTTAGAAGGCGCATATTGTCTGGTAAGTCGCGATCTCGTCCATGGATCAACAGTTGGCCTCTGTGGTGGTGGCGGCGTCGGTGGCTTAGATTGCCTAAGTTCGTTTTCCCTATCTATAAACCTGAGGTGTGgagaaaacgaaaaaaaaaaaaactggacTGGACTGGACTTACTCAATGTACGCCATTGGTGCAGCATCCCCAACTCGTATAcgagttcgaagcattctcgtGTATCCACCAGCTCTATGTCTGTAATCAATGAATATCAAATATGTTATAGCAATCATGTACCAGAAGCAGAGGATGAGATTGGAGGATTGAGATTCACTTGTGTCGATAGGCCAATTCTGTATATAACTTGTGGATGACATCATCACCACCAACAAAGGCACCAGCACGCCTTGCAGCACATAGCGAGATCAGGTGTTCAACGATgtaaatatcacaaaattagAATTCAATCACTGATAGAAGTCCTTCCTTAATTATAAAAACCAATCAATAACATTAAAATGCTGCTTAATCCCACTTCCTTTTGGAAGACATTTTGGATATGAGAATAATAGCATAAGTTAATGTAAACGTGATAGTTGATAGTTCCATCTTTTTTGAGTTAGCTAGTGAATACAAATTTCCAAGCATTTTAACTGTTATGCTCTACGTACTTATAAATAGTAAAAGTTCGTTCAAGTATATAAGTCCTATTTCAATACAATCAAATcctaaattgaataaaataataagctATTGACTAGTCCTACTGAAACATGATTCTCAAATAAAGACAACCAGTGAAATAATAAATCAACTAAGAAAATCATGGAAAAGTGACTCAGATACtattcacaacattttccatagCACGTAATCTTCTTCTGTATCTTCAGTCTTCACTAATATACCACAATACCTCGACAACTATCCGGATCAATGTCACTAGATATGTGACGGTACATTAATTGAATCGAAATATACATATAGGGTGGAAATTGTATAAATTCTGATTTGAAATGTATGACATTTAGAATAAATCCAGTGAAGTGTCCATCATTTCAAACTTTATGCTCGTAAAACTTCAGATTGCATAAAACAAATAACACACCTCTTTTCCGAGCTGCACCATATTATCAGCAAGCCTGCGAGCTTCCTTTGCCTAAAAAGATAACAAGAGAAATTATAAACATGAAGCCATTTATTGAGCCTTaaagagtgactcttattgttggacagatggagtattactCTTTCTGTCCCAAAGAAGATGACTATTTTCTTGaacggcacgagattttatgcaattttattttgtgggttaagtggagagaataaagtaaaagatgtgaataatgtagagataaaagtatttttatttttagtaatgagtcattttgattgggacaaactaaaaacgaaagtgagtcatcttcgaTTGGACGAAATGAGTAGTAAGTATATAACAATTTATTTCCTCTGTCcaccaataattatgtaatacCACGActttttttctacctttttatttttctcgAAAGAACGTCGTTGTGCGTCTGAAAATTTTTAacctttgtttcttttttttcttattaaagAATGATCAACGATGGTTCTCCATCTACCCCCGAattgactcggacccccggcctaacggtcagaggtgaagcgtcttaccaccgagctgcgcttcgttgtcggGTTGGGAAGGAACGAGTCTGTATAACCAACCTCCCCCAAGCACGGGTCCAGGCCAGTGACTCATTAATCCCTAAGATGCGCCATCAGGGGTCGAACACGTGACCTTCAGGATGGCGCGGTATCCTTAcccctcaaccacttgagctaaggGTCTTGGATTTTAACCTTTGTTTCTTTGAGAGAAGGATTTTACAAATTCGGGCCTATTACATTTATTCTTCCCTAATTTTTGTCGTGTGTCAGTCTCACAAATCTCACCCGAAATTATGGAATAGAATTCAGATCGTATATTTTCCTCAATCACACGATTCCTTCCacattcattcaatttcagagAAAACCTTGCTTTCTCCCATGATCTGCAGTTACAATCATTACTCTCCATCTCCTGCACGATCAGAATTTCAATTTACACCATGTTCCAAACTGCAGATTTACATCCTCCTTAATCTGCTCCATAGTTCACAAATTGAGAGGAAACACCCCAGTGAAAGCAGAGAGTTCTGTAGTCGAAAATCAGCAAGGAGGATTCTCAGTTCCATCTCAATTTCAAACCCGGCATGTTCGGAATCGGAACTGGCGCTGACCGAGATGATGCGGGGCAAGACGGCGCTAGCGGAGGAGAGACCGAGGCGACCGAGAATGACGACTAGCCCTCGATTTGGAGTACGAACAGCAGCAGTCGTGAGAGAGAGTGAGGCAGCACTGAGGGCGAGTGTAACGGCGGACAGCCGCTGTGTGAGCAATGGCGTGCAGGCAAACTCGAAGCAGCGGCGAACTTTCTTCAGAGGCCGAGATGGAAGAGGATGAGAGAGAGATATTGGGAAATAGAAACGAAGAAGCGACGGAGA
This sequence is a window from Salvia splendens isolate huo1 chromosome 5, SspV2, whole genome shotgun sequence. Protein-coding genes within it:
- the LOC121804093 gene encoding 50S ribosomal protein L17-like, whose translation is MEQIKEDEMESNDCNCRSWEKARFSLKLNECGRNRAKEARRLADNMVQLGKEVSLCAARRAGAFVGGDDVIHKLYTELAYRHKHRAGGYTRMLRTRIRVGDAAPMAYIEFIDRENELRQSKPPTPPPPQRPTVDPWTRSRLTRQYAPSKEEKISDSDS